From Mesomycoplasma dispar, a single genomic window includes:
- a CDS encoding MSC_0622 family F1-like ATPase gamma subunit has protein sequence MNINEKKEKRANFVKIYDLVSLNRNISLIQINLLLRTIRNVYEFFLIGQYFLTKFSSQRSISSKLTLITRKALTRQNINLWIYPSSNEKYTQNFFDQIEHKILENYTEKDFIIPLGVRAIEFAKKKNMKIIQSFEDLSNSFENSNKIAQIIEHGIKNRQFSSVKMAVYSNKIPNFIATIFPLNQFEFKMETSQEALEIIENNLEKVRFFPNFEEFYQTQIHTYFASSVQVLLLESQFIVYKNKLIHENTLLKEIEEKIHHLKTTILKIERELEIEELNLIKRKPKGVF, from the coding sequence ATGAACATAAACGAAAAAAAGGAAAAAAGAGCCAATTTTGTTAAAATTTACGATTTAGTATCTTTAAATCGAAACATTTCCTTAATCCAAATTAATCTCTTGTTAAGAACTATTAGAAATGTTTATGAATTTTTCCTTATTGGTCAATATTTTCTTACCAAATTTAGTTCCCAAAGATCGATATCCTCAAAATTAACTTTAATTACTAGAAAAGCTTTAACAAGACAAAATATTAATCTTTGAATTTACCCTTCGTCAAACGAAAAATATACGCAAAACTTTTTTGACCAAATCGAGCATAAAATTCTTGAAAATTACACTGAAAAAGATTTTATTATTCCACTTGGCGTGCGCGCAATTGAGTTTGCAAAAAAGAAAAATATGAAAATTATTCAAAGTTTTGAAGATCTTAGCAATTCGTTTGAAAATTCAAATAAAATCGCCCAAATTATTGAACACGGAATTAAAAATCGTCAGTTTTCTTCAGTAAAAATGGCAGTTTATTCTAATAAAATTCCGAATTTTATTGCCACAATTTTCCCTTTAAATCAATTTGAATTTAAAATGGAAACAAGTCAGGAAGCGCTAGAAATAATTGAAAACAACCTTGAAAAAGTCCGTTTTTTCCCTAATTTTGAAGAGTTTTACCAAACCCAAATTCATACTTATTTTGCTTCATCAGTTCAGGTTTTGCTTTTAGAGTCGCAATTTATTGTCTATAAAAACAAACTAATTCACGAAAACACGCTGTTAAAAGAAATTGAAGAAAAAATTCACCATCTTAAAACAACAATTCTCAAAATCGAACGTGAACTTGAAATTGAAGAACTGAATCTAATCAAACGCAAACCGAAAGGAGTTTTTTAA
- a CDS encoding MSC_0621 family F1-like ATPase epsilon subunit, with protein MAAKLWNFRILTPENKVVSFKDCKVFINIEQEKYFAPIVPFLVSNLQFSLIKIEVSNETLYFFAHRSLLFSLEDSVSIRLYDDLIFYKVDKKEFYIQKKSGQNNKNKLLHKLQLQANLEISSDLELYQNYQLTKQQNEENRLKELFFLVKTEVNNV; from the coding sequence ATGGCCGCAAAACTCTGAAACTTCAGAATTTTAACTCCTGAAAATAAGGTTGTTAGTTTTAAAGATTGCAAAGTTTTTATTAATATCGAACAGGAAAAATATTTTGCACCAATCGTGCCATTTTTAGTTTCCAACTTACAATTTTCGCTTATCAAAATTGAAGTTTCAAACGAAACTCTTTATTTTTTTGCTCACCGTTCACTCTTGTTTTCGCTTGAAGATTCAGTCTCAATTCGTCTTTATGATGACTTAATTTTTTACAAAGTTGATAAAAAAGAATTTTATATTCAGAAAAAATCAGGGCAAAATAATAAAAACAAACTTTTACATAAATTACAATTACAAGCAAATTTAGAAATCAGTTCGGATTTAGAACTATACCAAAACTACCAACTCACAAAACAACAAAATGAAGAAAATCGACTTAAAGAATTGTTTTTTCTAGTCAAAACTGAGGTGAACAATGTCTAA
- a CDS encoding MSC_0620 family F1-like ATPase-associated subunit, with product MSKKAKKRILFTSFFPILTLTPFFFLSSGMKLTQAEAVQQSPGNNRESGGTNSNDNSASGGKNGKTDGESSSPESKKDGKSGNKKEEKKAEPITEEDLKKNQAWWNAQKSSLIDNFLQKVDEDIKIKLADINSKTRDNVEERLKQSFFWIQLRYYFKKNAEGIKKNPQEYGLNIISPFAFANNLKLKRGDVSFEKENHQGLEWGSNENDDYAKVKGVKTDKVTEVPNTLKGKEFEERIKTYFQGLESGYKQYLFKEEEFPEYKKNFDLNIDRDRIDAEESLLLASKPKGKEGVSSWNDWIKNYFEKQSLLLDFSLNQLPNPSSSQSAQEQINLAIKKITNQNPPDVAEKPEFEVRIAPDLPPIVAAEYANMSASEIVSLYNSASQEEKKKIFFFLNPLNSRFKYDIQSVEEKDGKVSAKIKITDFVNKVRDANDKSKYEKVYDSLQYDDFGGATGYQKQAITANLYRSNLGVTAVIDEFFKTINVNDQFSFDQIRYYSPGSQTTIYNFFYLLTKVFYNEDFLNAQKKMAREYINSSQATVFSASQFQFLSYLKKAEIDNNKAWSHYYLIYFLNLIVLQDKFYQATKKITANSGAANQKNQAQTGGENQSEEEKKLEETLKKLNITRQDINRFFAEAHQKVALFHNESHKLTSNLVNSFLAMTKIGRQINQLNQILGQIAYFDEKDNKPSTSGNDNKTEGQSQKPLDPVQNFANLIKEYKNSSANEWIANNLVYLLIGGITLVLISVATISRLLIYKKNQIKTSEKIKGDE from the coding sequence ATGTCTAAAAAAGCAAAAAAGAGAATACTTTTTACTAGTTTTTTCCCAATTTTAACACTAACCCCGTTTTTCTTTCTAAGTTCAGGAATGAAACTAACCCAGGCTGAAGCAGTTCAACAAAGTCCTGGAAATAATCGCGAATCTGGTGGGACAAATTCTAATGACAATTCTGCATCTGGGGGAAAAAATGGGAAAACTGATGGAGAAAGTTCGTCTCCTGAGTCTAAAAAAGATGGAAAATCTGGCAATAAAAAAGAAGAAAAGAAAGCCGAACCAATCACAGAAGAAGATTTAAAGAAAAATCAGGCTTGATGAAACGCGCAAAAATCAAGTCTAATTGATAACTTTTTGCAAAAAGTTGACGAAGATATTAAAATCAAACTCGCTGATATCAACTCAAAAACTCGCGATAATGTCGAAGAAAGACTAAAACAAAGTTTTTTTTGAATCCAATTACGTTATTATTTCAAAAAAAATGCCGAAGGGATTAAAAAAAACCCACAAGAATACGGTCTAAATATCATAAGCCCTTTCGCTTTCGCTAACAATCTTAAATTAAAACGTGGTGATGTCAGTTTTGAAAAAGAAAATCATCAAGGTCTTGAATGGGGAAGTAATGAAAATGATGATTATGCAAAAGTCAAAGGTGTTAAAACTGATAAAGTAACCGAAGTTCCCAACACTTTAAAAGGGAAAGAATTTGAAGAACGAATTAAAACTTATTTCCAAGGTTTAGAATCAGGTTATAAACAATATTTATTTAAAGAAGAAGAATTTCCTGAATATAAAAAGAATTTTGATTTAAATATCGATCGTGATCGAATCGATGCTGAAGAATCACTTTTATTAGCATCTAAACCAAAAGGAAAAGAAGGTGTTAGTTCTTGAAATGATTGAATTAAAAATTACTTTGAAAAACAGTCACTTTTGCTCGATTTTTCGCTAAATCAACTACCAAATCCTAGTTCTTCACAATCAGCGCAGGAACAAATTAATCTTGCAATTAAAAAAATAACAAACCAAAATCCGCCCGATGTTGCCGAAAAACCTGAATTTGAAGTGCGAATTGCTCCCGATTTACCGCCGATTGTTGCCGCAGAATATGCAAATATGTCTGCAAGTGAAATCGTTAGTCTTTATAATTCTGCATCTCAAGAAGAAAAAAAGAAGATCTTTTTCTTCTTAAATCCGCTAAATTCCCGTTTCAAATATGACATTCAGTCAGTTGAAGAAAAAGATGGGAAAGTTAGTGCAAAAATAAAAATCACTGATTTTGTTAACAAAGTTCGCGATGCAAACGATAAAAGTAAATACGAAAAAGTTTATGATAGTTTACAATACGATGATTTTGGTGGTGCAACAGGATATCAAAAACAGGCAATTACCGCAAATTTATACCGTTCAAATTTGGGGGTAACGGCAGTAATTGATGAATTTTTTAAAACTATTAATGTCAATGATCAGTTTAGTTTTGACCAAATTCGTTATTATTCACCTGGATCACAAACAACAATTTATAATTTCTTTTATTTATTAACAAAAGTATTTTATAACGAAGATTTTCTAAATGCTCAGAAAAAAATGGCACGTGAATATATAAATTCTTCACAAGCAACCGTTTTTTCTGCTTCCCAGTTTCAGTTTTTATCCTATCTAAAAAAAGCAGAAATTGATAATAACAAAGCTTGATCACATTATTATCTAATTTATTTCCTTAATTTAATTGTTTTGCAAGATAAATTTTATCAAGCAACAAAAAAAATAACTGCTAATAGTGGCGCTGCTAACCAGAAAAACCAAGCTCAAACTGGCGGTGAAAATCAGAGTGAAGAAGAGAAAAAACTTGAAGAAACGCTCAAAAAACTCAATATTACTCGCCAAGATATAAATCGTTTTTTTGCTGAAGCGCACCAAAAAGTTGCACTTTTTCATAACGAATCTCATAAATTAACGTCAAATTTAGTTAATTCATTTTTGGCAATGACTAAAATTGGTCGCCAAATTAACCAATTAAACCAAATTTTAGGACAGATTGCCTATTTTGACGAAAAAGATAACAAACCATCTACTTCTGGAAATGATAACAAAACCGAAGGACAAAGTCAAAAACCACTTGATCCAGTGCAAAATTTTGCAAATTTAATCAAAGAATACAAAAATTCTAGTGCTAATGAATGAATTGCTAATAATTTAGTTTATTTATTAATTGGCGGAATTACATTAGTTTTAATTTCAGTCGCAACAATATCAAGATTATTAATTTATAAAAAAAACCAAATTAAAACTAGTGAAAAAATTAAGGGAGATGAATAA
- a CDS encoding MSC_0619 family F1-like ATPase alpha subunit yields the protein MALKVASVLDYVVLVKGQYHWKEQQFFQVKTKPDIKAVVIQASFDQAYLLFNNQKGKIEINDELVEIPNFDRISTSTEYFGKIIDLSGNIIEPKSLKPTTFLQYRHSAFETAAGVLRRELLDRQIYTGILAIDLFNPVGFGQRELIVGDRQTGKTHIGINAIINQKNSQSTKCIYVSIGQKRQNLVSLYSDLVKNGAMHNTIVLHAPSTSPFDQYLAPYFAMAHAENLSYNYDVLIVFDDLSKHASVWREVALLTNQPIGKEAFPADIFFAHSKLLERSGRFIGRKSITALPILQTVDNDITSLVSSNVISITDGQIITSSALFAEGKIPAVNIGLSVSRTGSSVQARNIRTISKEISSLYYNYQKQIKLAKLDYDLNKETSDLLFKGSQVEQFLVQKGYSYYSPTSVLMGIKIISWGLLKDVQDPTKVVDFVRALVENDPFAKQIFTKYTNNEFVDNDLAGSYFATVVNQFLAKTTTQALEVPLAFPKMEESLLDNIIKKAQAIGGR from the coding sequence ATGGCATTAAAAGTTGCATCAGTTTTAGATTATGTTGTTTTAGTTAAAGGTCAATACCACTGAAAAGAACAACAATTTTTTCAAGTAAAAACGAAACCAGATATTAAAGCAGTCGTTATTCAGGCTTCTTTTGACCAAGCTTATCTGCTTTTTAACAACCAAAAGGGGAAAATTGAGATAAATGATGAGTTAGTTGAAATTCCTAATTTTGACAGAATTTCAACTTCAACAGAATATTTTGGGAAAATTATCGACCTTTCGGGAAATATCATCGAACCTAAATCGTTAAAACCAACAACTTTTTTGCAATATCGGCACTCTGCTTTTGAAACTGCCGCTGGAGTTTTAAGACGTGAACTGCTTGATCGCCAAATTTATACCGGAATTTTGGCGATTGACCTTTTTAACCCAGTTGGATTTGGGCAACGTGAATTAATTGTTGGCGATCGCCAAACTGGGAAAACACATATTGGAATTAATGCAATTATTAACCAAAAAAATTCACAGTCAACAAAATGTATTTATGTCTCAATCGGGCAAAAACGACAAAATTTAGTTTCTTTATATTCAGATCTTGTCAAAAACGGCGCAATGCATAACACAATCGTGCTTCACGCGCCTTCAACTAGTCCATTTGATCAGTATTTAGCCCCTTATTTTGCGATGGCGCACGCGGAAAATTTGAGTTATAATTACGATGTTTTAATCGTTTTTGATGATTTATCAAAACATGCAAGTGTTTGGCGGGAAGTTGCGCTTTTAACAAATCAGCCAATCGGAAAAGAAGCTTTTCCAGCTGATATTTTCTTTGCCCATTCAAAACTTTTAGAACGATCAGGAAGATTTATTGGACGAAAATCAATTACCGCATTACCAATTTTACAAACAGTTGACAACGATATTACTTCGCTTGTATCTTCAAATGTAATTTCAATTACTGACGGACAAATTATTACTTCTTCGGCACTTTTTGCCGAAGGAAAAATTCCTGCGGTTAATATCGGACTTTCAGTTTCGCGGACAGGATCTTCGGTTCAAGCAAGAAATATTCGCACAATTTCAAAGGAAATTTCTTCACTTTATTATAATTACCAAAAACAGATTAAACTTGCAAAATTAGATTACGATCTTAACAAAGAAACTTCTGATTTACTTTTTAAAGGATCACAAGTTGAACAGTTTTTAGTGCAAAAAGGTTATTCTTACTATTCGCCAACAAGCGTTTTAATGGGAATTAAAATAATTTCTTGAGGGCTTTTAAAAGATGTTCAAGACCCTACAAAAGTTGTTGATTTTGTGCGTGCACTTGTCGAAAATGACCCGTTTGCAAAGCAGATTTTTACTAAATATACAAATAATGAATTTGTTGATAACGATCTTGCTGGTTCTTATTTTGCCACTGTTGTAAACCAATTTTTAGCAAAAACGACAACGCAAGCGCTCGAAGTACCACTTGCATTCCCAAAAATGGAAGAATCTTTGCTTGATAATATTATCAAAAAAGCACAAGCAATTGGAGGTAGATAA
- a CDS encoding MSC_0618 family F1-like ATPase beta subunit, whose amino-acid sequence MIGVISQIWTNVAEIKFSSDLDKIQLEQALTMHEHKTILVIKKILNQNTVRAIVIAKSEPIAVGSQVLNTLNFLQVPVGPGAKNQVFNILAQSQNSPQYRPKTIPINSTINVTKENFTIKHKLLETGIKALDFFVPIFEGYKIGIFGGAGVGKTVLMKEIIFNVSKQRQKVSSIFVGSGERSREGLELFLELKESNLMAKSTMFVAQMNETPGARSMIVPMGVTAAEYARDYEKEDVLLFIDNIYRFIQATNEVSSALEKNVSIGGYHATMDSDVSFIEDRLYKNENGSITSFQTVFLPMDDLSDPAAISLFTHLDSSFVLSRDKMSRNIFPAFDPLVSTSNSVSVNVIGERHFNAIIAAKSIMKKYKDLEDVILILGFDELDAESKIIVRKALQLENFFTQNFFMAAAFTKEPGVYVPLEKTIDSVIRIIDGEFLDISPSEFAFIGSVDDLLKNKNS is encoded by the coding sequence ATGATTGGTGTTATTTCGCAAATTTGGACTAACGTTGCCGAAATTAAATTCTCAAGCGATCTTGATAAAATTCAGCTCGAGCAAGCGCTAACAATGCATGAGCATAAAACAATTTTGGTAATTAAAAAAATTCTTAACCAAAACACAGTCAGAGCAATTGTTATTGCCAAATCTGAACCAATTGCAGTTGGTTCGCAAGTTTTAAATACGCTTAATTTTTTACAAGTTCCTGTAGGTCCAGGGGCAAAAAATCAAGTTTTTAACATCCTTGCCCAATCACAAAACAGCCCGCAATACCGTCCAAAAACAATTCCGATTAACTCAACAATTAACGTTACCAAAGAAAATTTTACAATAAAACATAAACTACTTGAAACTGGAATTAAGGCGCTTGATTTTTTTGTGCCAATTTTTGAAGGTTATAAAATCGGAATTTTTGGTGGTGCTGGAGTTGGTAAAACCGTTTTGATGAAAGAAATTATTTTTAACGTTTCCAAACAACGACAAAAAGTTTCTTCAATTTTCGTTGGTTCGGGTGAACGTTCCCGTGAAGGGCTAGAACTATTTTTAGAACTAAAAGAGTCAAATTTGATGGCAAAATCAACGATGTTTGTTGCCCAAATGAACGAAACTCCTGGTGCAAGGTCGATGATTGTGCCAATGGGGGTTACTGCCGCCGAATATGCCCGTGACTACGAAAAGGAAGATGTGCTTTTATTCATTGATAATATTTACCGATTTATTCAGGCAACTAATGAAGTTTCATCAGCGCTTGAAAAAAACGTTTCCATTGGTGGTTATCATGCAACGATGGACTCTGATGTCTCATTTATTGAAGATCGACTATATAAAAATGAAAACGGTTCAATTACTTCGTTCCAAACCGTTTTCCTACCAATGGATGATCTCTCTGATCCGGCGGCAATTTCGCTTTTTACCCACTTGGATTCATCATTTGTGCTCTCACGTGATAAAATGTCACGTAATATTTTCCCCGCTTTCGATCCGCTTGTATCAACTTCAAACTCGGTTTCGGTAAACGTAATTGGCGAAAGACATTTTAATGCAATTATTGCTGCGAAATCAATTATGAAAAAATACAAAGACTTAGAAGATGTAATTCTAATTTTAGGTTTTGACGAACTTGATGCCGAAAGTAAAATTATCGTGCGAAAAGCACTTCAGTTGGAAAACTTTTTCACACAAAACTTCTTTATGGCCGCCGCTTTTACAAAAGAACCAGGAGTTTATGTCCCACTTGAAAAAACAATTGATTCAGTAATCCGCATTATCGATGGTGAATTTTTAGATATTTCACCAAGTGAATTCGCCTTTATTGGTTCGGTTGATGATTTACTCAAAAACAAAAATAGTTAG